The following are encoded in a window of Lichenicola cladoniae genomic DNA:
- the ppa gene encoding inorganic diphosphatase: MDVSKISPGKDVPWDINVVIEIPQGSQVKYEIDKESGAIFVDRFLFTPMAYPAAYGFIPGTLAADGDPADALVLAPAPMVPGAVIRARPIGMLKMEDESGMDEKIICVPHDKMHTQFTDVHEIGDLPEITRLAIEHFFTRYKDLEKGKWVKVTGWAGKEEAGQIIRESLAAAQKA; the protein is encoded by the coding sequence ATGGACGTCTCGAAGATCAGCCCCGGCAAGGACGTCCCGTGGGACATCAACGTCGTGATCGAAATCCCGCAGGGCTCGCAGGTCAAGTACGAGATCGACAAGGAAAGCGGCGCGATCTTCGTGGACCGCTTCCTGTTCACGCCGATGGCCTATCCCGCAGCCTACGGTTTCATCCCCGGCACGCTCGCGGCCGACGGCGACCCTGCCGATGCGCTGGTCCTGGCGCCGGCGCCGATGGTTCCGGGTGCGGTGATCCGTGCCCGTCCGATCGGCATGCTGAAGATGGAGGACGAGAGCGGGATGGACGAGAAGATCATCTGTGTCCCGCACGACAAGATGCACACCCAGTTCACCGACGTGCACGAGATCGGCGACCTGCCCGAGATCACCCGGCTGGCAATCGAGCACTTCTTCACCCGCTACAAGGACCTCGAGAAGGGCAAGTGGGTAAAGGTCACCGGCTGGGCCGGCAAGGAAGAAGCCGGGCAGATCATCCGCGAGTCACTGGCCGCCGCCCAGAAGGCCTGA
- a CDS encoding N-acetylmuramoyl-L-alanine amidase — MHDAIIDSPSPNCRERDPGSVIDTLVLHYTGMQTGQAALDRLRDPDAAVSSHYLVEEDGRVFRLVPEALRASHAGISVWRGRSMLNDTSIGIEIVNPGHEWGYRPFPAVQIDALRRLCLGILSRHAIPPIRVVAHSDIAPDRKQDPGELFPWPGLADAGIGVFPEGVADAGTDDVVADALSLEAVRQDLRRIGYDIAGNGSLDEPLGLTLAAFQRHWRQETINGQADAGTRARIAAVAGLSS; from the coding sequence ATGCACGACGCGATCATCGACAGCCCGAGCCCGAACTGCCGCGAGCGGGACCCCGGCTCGGTCATCGACACGCTGGTGCTGCACTACACCGGCATGCAGACCGGCCAGGCAGCACTCGACCGGCTGCGCGATCCGGACGCCGCGGTCTCGTCGCATTATCTCGTCGAGGAGGACGGGCGCGTCTTCCGGCTGGTGCCCGAGGCGCTGCGCGCGTCCCATGCCGGCATCAGCGTCTGGCGCGGACGATCGATGCTGAACGACACGTCGATCGGCATCGAGATCGTCAATCCCGGCCACGAATGGGGCTACAGGCCGTTTCCGGCGGTGCAGATCGACGCGCTGCGCCGGCTCTGCCTCGGCATCCTGTCGCGCCACGCGATCCCGCCGATCCGGGTCGTGGCGCACAGTGACATCGCTCCCGACCGCAAGCAGGATCCGGGCGAGTTGTTCCCCTGGCCCGGGCTGGCGGACGCAGGCATCGGCGTGTTCCCCGAAGGCGTGGCGGATGCCGGGACGGATGACGTGGTGGCCGACGCGTTGAGCCTGGAAGCCGTGCGGCAAGACCTTCGACGGATCGGCTACGACATCGCCGGGAACGGCAGCCTGGACGAACCGCTTGGCCTGACGCTGGCTGCGTTCCAGCGGCACTGGCGACAGGAAACCATCAACGGGCAAGCCGACGCCGGCACACGTGCCCGGATCGCAGCCGTCGCGGGATTATCCTCATGA
- a CDS encoding GNAT family N-acetyltransferase — protein sequence MPMGRSVRTGRLVLAPVTWSDMDDMARLKGDAGAFGLMLGGVRRRAEVEAEMIEDLAFWARRGVGIFTVRENDQFVGMTGLHERPDARGLGLRFALFPAARGRGIAREAAAAALRFAHDAGEERIIAVARETNFASRTTLGGIGMTVFDRFERDGYRMLVYESVRAPGSGLHASP from the coding sequence ATGCCGATGGGGCGTTCCGTGCGGACCGGCCGGCTGGTGCTCGCCCCGGTCACCTGGTCCGACATGGACGACATGGCGCGCCTCAAGGGCGATGCCGGCGCGTTCGGCCTGATGCTCGGTGGTGTCCGCCGCCGGGCGGAGGTCGAGGCCGAAATGATCGAGGACCTCGCCTTCTGGGCGCGGCGCGGCGTCGGCATCTTTACCGTGCGGGAAAATGATCAGTTCGTCGGCATGACCGGGCTGCATGAGCGTCCGGACGCGCGCGGACTGGGTCTGAGGTTCGCGTTGTTTCCGGCGGCACGCGGGCGGGGGATTGCTCGCGAGGCGGCGGCGGCGGCGCTGCGGTTCGCCCATGACGCAGGCGAGGAACGGATCATCGCGGTAGCACGCGAGACCAACTTCGCATCCCGCACCACGCTGGGCGGGATTGGCATGACGGTGTTCGACCGCTTCGAGCGCGATGGCTACCGGATGCTGGTCTATGAGAGCGTGCGTGCACCGGGAAGCGGCCTGCATGCGTCACCGTGA
- a CDS encoding MlaA family lipoprotein produces the protein MQPETRARRSRKVQAAIAASLSLLALGACATKPANPALLGEYNQSNDPLEPTNRFFYRVGDTLDAYTLRPVAQGYVWAVPLPVRTGIHNVLRNLNSPVVFFNDVFETKPRRAGDTFVRFVVNSTIGIGGVLDVAKGWGYPAHTADGGMTLANWGLPQGPYLFLPLLGPSSPRALTGFGIDIALSPFTYVPRGYGLLTFNWARYGVGVIDARSQVLDDLDQLKRNALDPYATIRSLYRQHRSAEIQAMRDDHRTTVPDWYSH, from the coding sequence ATGCAGCCAGAGACTCGGGCCAGACGGTCGCGGAAAGTGCAGGCTGCGATCGCTGCATCGCTTTCGTTGCTGGCGCTCGGAGCCTGCGCGACCAAGCCCGCCAATCCGGCGCTCCTCGGCGAATACAACCAGTCCAACGATCCGCTCGAGCCGACCAACCGGTTCTTCTATCGGGTCGGCGACACGCTCGACGCCTATACGCTCCGGCCGGTGGCGCAAGGATATGTCTGGGCGGTCCCGCTGCCGGTCCGCACCGGCATCCACAACGTGTTGCGCAACCTCAACAGCCCGGTCGTCTTCTTCAACGACGTGTTCGAGACCAAGCCACGCCGCGCCGGCGACACCTTCGTACGGTTCGTGGTCAACTCGACCATCGGGATCGGCGGCGTGCTGGACGTGGCCAAGGGCTGGGGTTATCCGGCCCACACGGCCGACGGCGGCATGACCCTGGCCAACTGGGGCCTGCCGCAGGGGCCATATCTGTTCCTGCCGCTGCTCGGACCGTCCAGCCCGCGCGCCCTCACCGGCTTCGGGATCGATATCGCCTTGTCCCCGTTCACGTACGTTCCACGCGGCTATGGTCTGCTCACCTTCAACTGGGCGCGCTATGGGGTCGGCGTCATCGATGCCCGGTCGCAGGTGCTCGACGACCTCGACCAGCTGAAGCGGAATGCGCTAGACCCTTATGCAACGATACGCAGTCTCTACCGCCAGCACCGCAGCGCCGAAATCCAGGCGATGCGTGACGACCACCGGACGACGGTTCCGGACTGGTATTCCCATTGA
- a CDS encoding MlaC/ttg2D family ABC transporter substrate-binding protein, whose protein sequence is MLAALVPATASVGALVLAPVGLVALTSGAQAQAPAAAFVQGLTSRLTAVVNGSGSTADKKAAILPMLSQDVDVDAIGRFCLGRFWRTATPSQQQRYLTLFHQVLVNSITGKLGDYKGVSITTGSATVQDGKSTVPTVITRPGQPTANVQWMVSSESGSPKVVDIVAEGVSLSLTQRSDYASYLAHNGNNVDALLNALSRQVSRTSS, encoded by the coding sequence ATGCTCGCTGCCCTTGTGCCTGCAACCGCATCGGTCGGCGCCCTCGTACTGGCGCCGGTCGGACTGGTAGCCCTCACATCCGGCGCGCAGGCGCAGGCCCCAGCCGCCGCCTTCGTGCAGGGCCTCACCAGCAGGCTGACCGCCGTCGTCAACGGTTCGGGAAGCACCGCCGACAAGAAGGCGGCGATCCTGCCTATGCTCAGCCAGGATGTGGATGTCGACGCGATCGGCCGGTTCTGCCTGGGCCGCTTCTGGCGCACCGCCACGCCGTCCCAGCAGCAGCGCTACCTGACGCTGTTTCATCAGGTCCTGGTGAACAGCATCACGGGCAAGCTCGGCGACTACAAGGGGGTCAGCATCACCACCGGATCGGCCACGGTGCAGGATGGCAAAAGCACCGTACCGACCGTCATCACCCGGCCCGGCCAACCGACCGCAAACGTCCAGTGGATGGTCAGCAGCGAGAGCGGATCACCCAAGGTGGTGGACATCGTGGCCGAGGGCGTGAGCCTGAGCCTGACCCAGCGCAGCGACTATGCCAGCTACCTCGCCCATAACGGCAACAACGTCGATGCACTGCTGAACGCGCTCTCCAGGCAGGTGTCACGCACCTCGTCCTGA
- the metF gene encoding methylenetetrahydrofolate reductase [NAD(P)H], which produces MPPLERWLTGPRVAGLPAPNADRTPPVLSFEFFPPRTDVLEQQLWACIRRLETLRPSFVSVTYGAGGSTQARTHDTVARLVKETDLTPAAHLTCVDASRGEVDDVARRYWDCGVKHIVALRGDPTVKGGRFESHPDGYASAAELVAGLKRVADFEITVAAYPEMHPEATSPQADLDNLKRKLDAGANRAITQLFFDVETYLRFLDQCLAVGITAPVVPGIMPVSNFGPAKRFAESCGARVPDWLESMFAGTEGDLETRRMIGVAIAAEQVRLLQANGVDEFHFYTLNRPDLTYAIAHILGVRPVQAEPPLVMPAG; this is translated from the coding sequence ATGCCGCCGCTCGAACGCTGGCTGACCGGGCCGAGGGTTGCCGGGCTCCCCGCACCAAATGCCGACCGCACGCCGCCGGTGCTGTCCTTCGAGTTCTTCCCGCCACGCACCGACGTGCTGGAGCAGCAGCTCTGGGCGTGCATCCGGCGGCTCGAGACGCTGCGGCCGAGCTTCGTGTCGGTGACCTACGGGGCCGGCGGCTCGACCCAGGCCCGTACGCACGACACGGTCGCGCGGCTGGTCAAGGAAACCGACCTGACCCCGGCGGCCCACTTGACCTGCGTCGATGCCAGCCGCGGCGAGGTGGACGATGTCGCACGGCGCTACTGGGATTGCGGCGTAAAACACATCGTCGCGCTGCGAGGCGATCCGACGGTCAAGGGCGGCCGCTTCGAGTCGCACCCCGACGGCTATGCGAGCGCTGCCGAGCTGGTGGCCGGACTGAAGCGGGTGGCCGACTTCGAGATCACGGTCGCGGCCTATCCCGAGATGCATCCGGAAGCGACGAGCCCCCAGGCGGATCTGGATAACCTCAAGCGCAAGCTCGATGCCGGCGCCAATCGTGCAATCACCCAGCTCTTTTTCGACGTCGAGACATACCTGCGCTTTCTCGACCAGTGCCTCGCCGTCGGCATCACCGCGCCGGTCGTGCCCGGCATCATGCCGGTCTCGAACTTCGGGCCGGCCAAGCGCTTCGCCGAAAGCTGCGGTGCCCGGGTACCGGACTGGCTGGAGTCGATGTTCGCCGGCACCGAAGGCGATCTGGAAACCAGGCGCATGATCGGCGTCGCCATCGCCGCCGAGCAGGTGCGTCTCCTGCAGGCCAACGGCGTCGACGAGTTCCATTTCTACACGCTCAACCGACCCGACCTGACCTATGCGATCGCCCATATTCTGGGCGTGCGTCCGGTTCAGGCCGAGCCACCATTGGTCATGCCTGCAGGCTGA
- a CDS encoding MGH1-like glycoside hydrolase domain-containing protein produces the protein MTGTTPPACPKIMETVEGQRLIAARPDKAGRVPWKAWGPYLSDRQWGTVREDYSPDGQAWDYLPHDHARSRAYRWGEDAIAGFGDERLRWCLGVALWNGHDPILKERLFGLTNQEGNHGEDVKELYYHLDNTPTHSYSRMLYKYPHGPYPYDELVKVNGARGQDAPEYELIDTGILAGERYFDVFVEYAKAAPDDILMRVTVINRGPDPAPLWLLPQLWARNVWSWSDRIEKPLLRAISDTEIAATRSSLPEMRLSVEAGADLLFCDNNTNVNRLYGASDVGFFKDGINDFIVDGREAAINHGRTGTKCAALHRMTLAVGESRVIRLRLRTHRDDSDAFADFDSVFAARLAEADAFYAALQEKVEDADARLVQRQALAGMLWSKQFYRYDVHRWLIGDEKGPTPPPDRGAVRNGDWDNLNAADIISMPDKWEYPWFASWDLALQSVVLALVDPDFAKEQVLLLTREGYMNPNAAMPAYEWSFGDANPPLHSWAAVRVFEIDRALNGRPDHDFLKRVFIKLSMNFTWWVNRKDEKGRNIFQGGFLGLDNIAIFDRSSPLPGGGTLSQSDGTAWMAMYALSMLHISIELALQDSAYEDIATKFFEHFLLIAAADGNALWDEEDGFFYDTLSMPDGERIPLRAKSMVGLIPLYAVTVLQADEIERLPAFASRMRWFLEHRPDLAAQVSNWDRVGKEGTVLVSLLRTHRMSRTLGRMLDSDEFLSPNGIRAVSKAHETAPYQLELDGKRFELGYWPGESRSRLFGGNSNWRGPVWMPVNYLLIESLFRFDRYYGDSYEIACPTGSEKRMNLGAVATDLSHRLIGLFARGKDGRRPVHGDVATLQEDPAFRDLLLFYEYYDGDTGRGVGASHQTGWSGLVALLIHNLAWHWPQAVATEANTTDAS, from the coding sequence ATGACCGGCACGACGCCGCCCGCCTGCCCGAAAATCATGGAGACCGTCGAGGGCCAGCGGCTGATCGCAGCGCGGCCCGACAAGGCCGGGCGCGTGCCGTGGAAGGCCTGGGGCCCCTATCTCAGCGACCGCCAGTGGGGAACCGTCCGCGAGGATTACAGTCCGGACGGCCAGGCCTGGGACTACCTGCCGCACGACCATGCAAGGAGCCGCGCCTATCGCTGGGGCGAGGACGCGATCGCCGGCTTCGGCGACGAGCGGCTGCGCTGGTGCCTGGGGGTGGCGCTGTGGAACGGCCACGATCCGATCCTGAAGGAGCGGCTGTTCGGGCTGACCAACCAGGAAGGCAATCATGGGGAGGACGTCAAGGAACTCTATTACCACCTCGACAACACGCCGACCCATTCCTACTCGCGGATGCTCTACAAGTATCCGCACGGGCCCTACCCGTACGATGAACTCGTAAAGGTCAACGGCGCGCGCGGGCAGGATGCGCCGGAATACGAACTGATCGATACCGGCATCCTGGCCGGCGAACGCTATTTCGACGTGTTCGTGGAGTATGCGAAGGCGGCCCCCGACGACATCCTGATGCGCGTGACGGTGATCAACCGCGGACCGGACCCGGCGCCGCTCTGGCTGTTGCCGCAACTCTGGGCGCGCAACGTCTGGTCCTGGTCCGACCGTATCGAAAAGCCGCTGCTGCGTGCGATCTCGGATACCGAGATCGCCGCCACGCGGTCGTCGCTGCCGGAGATGCGCCTGTCGGTCGAGGCTGGTGCCGACCTGCTGTTCTGCGACAACAACACCAACGTCAACCGGCTGTACGGCGCGAGCGACGTCGGATTCTTCAAGGACGGGATCAACGACTTCATCGTCGATGGTCGCGAGGCCGCCATCAACCATGGCCGGACCGGCACCAAATGCGCGGCCCTGCACCGGATGACCCTCGCGGTTGGCGAAAGCCGCGTGATACGGCTGCGGCTGCGCACGCATCGCGACGACAGCGATGCCTTCGCCGATTTCGACAGCGTGTTCGCAGCGCGACTGGCCGAGGCCGACGCGTTCTATGCAGCCCTGCAGGAGAAGGTCGAGGATGCCGATGCCCGTCTGGTGCAGCGACAGGCACTGGCCGGCATGCTCTGGTCCAAGCAGTTCTATCGCTACGACGTGCATCGCTGGCTGATCGGCGACGAGAAAGGCCCGACGCCTCCCCCCGATCGCGGCGCGGTGCGCAACGGCGACTGGGACAACCTGAATGCCGCCGACATCATCTCGATGCCGGACAAGTGGGAATATCCCTGGTTCGCGTCGTGGGATCTCGCGTTGCAGTCGGTGGTTCTGGCGCTGGTGGACCCGGATTTCGCCAAGGAACAAGTGCTGCTGCTGACGCGGGAGGGTTACATGAACCCGAACGCGGCAATGCCGGCCTACGAGTGGTCGTTCGGTGATGCAAACCCGCCGCTGCATTCGTGGGCGGCGGTGCGGGTGTTCGAAATCGATCGCGCGCTGAACGGGCGTCCGGACCACGACTTCCTGAAGCGCGTGTTCATCAAGCTGTCGATGAACTTCACCTGGTGGGTGAACCGCAAGGACGAGAAAGGCCGCAACATCTTCCAGGGCGGCTTCCTGGGCCTCGACAATATCGCGATCTTCGACCGGTCGTCGCCGTTGCCGGGCGGCGGCACCCTGTCGCAGTCGGACGGGACCGCCTGGATGGCGATGTATGCGTTGTCGATGCTGCACATCTCGATCGAGCTGGCCTTGCAGGACAGTGCCTACGAGGACATCGCCACCAAGTTCTTCGAGCATTTCCTGCTGATCGCCGCCGCCGACGGTAACGCCCTTTGGGACGAAGAGGACGGCTTCTTCTACGACACGCTGTCGATGCCGGACGGCGAACGTATTCCGTTGCGGGCAAAGTCGATGGTCGGGCTGATCCCGCTCTATGCGGTCACCGTGCTGCAGGCCGATGAAATAGAGCGCCTGCCGGCATTCGCGTCACGCATGCGCTGGTTTCTCGAACACCGTCCGGACCTCGCCGCCCAGGTGTCGAACTGGGACCGGGTCGGCAAGGAAGGCACCGTGCTGGTGTCGCTGCTGCGGACGCACCGCATGTCGCGCACGCTCGGACGGATGCTGGACAGCGACGAGTTCCTGTCGCCGAACGGAATACGCGCGGTGTCCAAGGCGCACGAGACGGCGCCCTACCAGTTGGAACTTGACGGCAAGCGCTTCGAACTCGGTTACTGGCCGGGCGAGAGCCGGTCGAGGCTGTTCGGCGGCAACTCGAACTGGCGCGGTCCGGTCTGGATGCCGGTCAACTACCTGCTGATCGAGAGCCTGTTCCGGTTCGACCGGTATTACGGCGACAGCTACGAGATCGCCTGCCCGACCGGCTCGGAGAAGCGGATGAACCTGGGCGCGGTGGCGACCGATCTGTCGCACAGGCTGATCGGACTGTTCGCTCGCGGCAAGGATGGCCGGCGGCCGGTGCATGGCGACGTGGCCACGCTGCAGGAGGATCCGGCATTTCGCGACCTGCTATTGTTCTACGAGTACTATGACGGCGATACCGGACGTGGCGTCGGGGCATCGCACCAGACCGGTTGGTCGGGGCTAGTGGCCTTGCTGATCCACAACCTTGCCTGGCACTGGCCGCAAGCCGTCGCCACCGAGGCGAACACGACGGACGCTTCATAA
- a CDS encoding glycosyltransferase family 4 protein, giving the protein MRYLFVHQNFPGQFLHLVRHLTQQGNHEVVFISEPNTNVMPGVRRIFYKMPRGAFTETHPAAQEFELAMLRAEMVALTAQTLKKLGFEPDIIIGHHGWGELLNMPDVYPDTPMLGYLEFYYHIDRFDVGFDPEFPDNPAMYPRVRAKNAVNLLALNNTGRGQTPTLFQKSTYPDWSHDKIDVLHEGVDLQACAPDASVAKKDFMLRNVVVSPDEKLVTYVARDLEPYRGFHIFMRALPRILDARPDARVIVVGGDGVSYGARLSEGCWREILTAELGARLDLSRVHFVGKLDYQSYADLLKRSDTHVYLTYPFVASWSLREALASGCAVVGSDTGPVQEFIRHRKNGLLTPFHDPVGVADSVLELLENKALSQRLRRAARKEAERTLSMTDYISRYEALIERTIAAA; this is encoded by the coding sequence TTGAGATACTTGTTCGTTCACCAGAACTTTCCAGGCCAGTTCCTGCACCTGGTGCGCCACCTCACGCAGCAGGGCAATCATGAGGTGGTGTTCATCAGCGAGCCGAACACCAACGTGATGCCCGGCGTCCGTCGCATCTTCTATAAGATGCCACGGGGTGCCTTTACCGAAACCCATCCGGCGGCGCAGGAATTCGAGCTCGCCATGCTGCGCGCCGAAATGGTTGCGTTGACCGCACAGACCTTGAAGAAGCTCGGCTTCGAGCCCGACATCATCATCGGTCATCATGGCTGGGGCGAGTTGCTGAACATGCCGGACGTGTATCCGGACACGCCGATGCTCGGGTATCTGGAATTCTATTATCATATCGACAGGTTCGACGTCGGGTTCGATCCGGAATTCCCGGATAATCCCGCCATGTATCCGCGTGTGCGGGCGAAGAACGCGGTCAATCTGCTCGCGTTGAACAATACCGGACGCGGCCAAACCCCGACCTTGTTCCAGAAATCGACCTATCCGGACTGGTCGCATGACAAGATCGACGTTCTGCATGAAGGCGTCGATCTGCAGGCTTGCGCACCGGACGCGTCAGTGGCGAAAAAGGACTTCATGTTGCGCAACGTGGTCGTCTCGCCGGACGAGAAACTGGTGACCTACGTTGCGCGCGACCTGGAGCCGTATCGCGGTTTCCATATCTTCATGCGTGCGCTGCCACGCATCCTGGATGCGCGCCCGGACGCCCGGGTGATCGTGGTCGGCGGCGACGGGGTCAGCTATGGCGCCCGCCTGTCCGAAGGATGCTGGCGCGAGATCCTGACTGCGGAACTCGGTGCCCGGCTGGACCTTTCACGCGTGCATTTCGTCGGCAAGCTCGACTACCAGAGCTACGCCGACCTGCTCAAAAGGTCCGACACGCATGTCTACCTGACCTACCCGTTCGTGGCGTCGTGGTCGTTGCGGGAGGCGCTGGCCTCGGGGTGCGCGGTGGTCGGCAGCGATACCGGGCCGGTGCAGGAGTTCATCCGGCACCGCAAGAACGGATTGCTGACGCCGTTCCACGATCCGGTCGGCGTCGCGGACAGCGTGCTGGAGCTGCTGGAGAACAAGGCGTTGTCCCAGCGGCTGCGTCGGGCCGCGCGCAAGGAGGCGGAGCGTACCCTGTCGATGACCGACTATATCAGCCGGTACGAGGCCCTGATCGAGCGCACTATCGCCGCTGCCTGA
- the ettA gene encoding energy-dependent translational throttle protein EttA, with protein sequence MAAYQYVYVMKDLTKAYPGGREVFKGITLSFLPGVKIGVLGVNGAGKSTLLKIIAGIEKEYGGEAWAAEGISIGYLEQEPKLEEELTVGENVALGFGALKVALDRFNEISNRFAEPMEEDEMNDLLAEQSTLQEVIEAGDGWELDRKIEIALDALACPPAESPVSKLSGGERRRVALCRLLLEKPDILLLDEPTNHLDAESVAWLERTLRDYEGTVMVITHDRYFLDNVTNWILEIERGRGYPFEGNYSSWLTQKRKRLQQEEKEESARSRALAAEQEWIGASPKARQAKNKARIAKYEEMQAQSQERGGGTADIVIPPGPRLGGTVIQAEELRKGFGNRMLIDGLDFALPPGGIVGVIGPNGAGKSTLFKMITGDDQPDSGSLRVGETVKLGYVDQSRNSLDDNKNVWEEITGGTDIIYLGKRAVPSRAYVGAFNFKGADQQKKVGILSGGERNRVHLAKMLRLESNVILLDEPTNDLDVDTLRALEDALGEFAGCAVIISHDRWFLDRLATHILAFEGDSHVEWFEGNFQAYEEDKRRRLGADSTEPHRIKYRPLAR encoded by the coding sequence ATGGCCGCCTACCAATATGTCTATGTGATGAAGGACCTGACCAAGGCCTATCCGGGCGGACGCGAGGTGTTCAAGGGCATCACGCTTTCCTTCCTGCCCGGCGTGAAGATCGGCGTGCTCGGCGTGAACGGTGCCGGCAAGTCGACCCTGCTCAAGATCATCGCCGGGATCGAGAAGGAATATGGCGGCGAGGCCTGGGCGGCCGAGGGCATCAGCATCGGCTACCTGGAGCAGGAGCCGAAGCTCGAGGAGGAACTCACCGTCGGCGAGAACGTGGCGCTGGGCTTCGGCGCGCTGAAGGTGGCGCTCGATCGCTTCAACGAGATCTCGAACAGGTTCGCCGAGCCGATGGAGGAGGACGAGATGAACGACCTCCTCGCCGAGCAATCCACCCTGCAGGAAGTGATCGAGGCCGGCGACGGCTGGGAGCTCGACCGCAAGATCGAGATTGCCTTGGACGCGCTGGCCTGCCCGCCCGCCGAGAGCCCGGTCTCCAAGCTGTCCGGCGGCGAGCGCCGCCGCGTGGCGCTATGCCGGCTGCTGCTCGAGAAGCCGGATATCCTGCTGCTCGACGAGCCGACCAACCATCTCGACGCCGAGAGCGTCGCCTGGCTCGAGCGCACCCTGCGCGACTACGAGGGCACCGTCATGGTCATCACCCATGACCGCTACTTCCTCGACAACGTGACCAACTGGATCCTGGAGATCGAGCGTGGCCGCGGCTATCCGTTCGAGGGCAACTATTCGTCCTGGCTGACCCAGAAGCGCAAGCGGCTGCAGCAGGAGGAAAAGGAGGAGAGTGCGCGCAGCCGTGCGCTCGCCGCCGAGCAGGAATGGATCGGCGCCAGCCCGAAGGCGCGCCAGGCCAAGAACAAGGCTCGCATCGCCAAGTACGAGGAGATGCAGGCGCAGAGCCAGGAGCGTGGCGGCGGCACCGCCGACATCGTCATCCCGCCGGGTCCGCGCCTTGGTGGCACGGTCATCCAGGCGGAGGAGCTCCGCAAGGGCTTCGGCAACCGCATGCTGATCGACGGGCTCGACTTCGCGCTGCCGCCTGGCGGCATAGTCGGCGTGATCGGCCCGAACGGCGCCGGCAAATCCACCCTGTTCAAGATGATCACCGGCGACGACCAGCCCGATAGCGGCTCGCTCCGGGTCGGCGAGACGGTGAAGCTCGGCTATGTCGACCAGTCCCGCAACTCGCTCGACGACAACAAGAATGTCTGGGAAGAGATCACCGGCGGCACCGACATCATCTATCTCGGCAAGCGGGCGGTACCGTCGCGCGCCTATGTCGGAGCCTTCAACTTCAAGGGCGCCGACCAGCAGAAGAAGGTCGGCATTCTGTCCGGCGGCGAGCGAAACCGGGTGCATCTGGCCAAGATGCTGCGGCTGGAGAGCAACGTCATCCTGCTCGACGAGCCGACCAACGACCTCGATGTCGATACGCTGCGGGCCCTGGAAGACGCGCTCGGCGAGTTTGCCGGCTGTGCGGTGATCATCAGCCATGATCGCTGGTTCCTGGACCGGCTGGCGACCCACATCCTCGCCTTCGAGGGCGATAGCCACGTCGAGTGGTTCGAGGGCAATTTCCAGGCCTACGAAGAGGACAAGCGACGCCGACTTGGCGCCGATTCCACCGAGCCGCATCGGATCAAGTACCGGCCGCTGGCGCGTTAA